The following proteins come from a genomic window of Gottfriedia acidiceleris:
- a CDS encoding DUF2087 domain-containing protein, with translation MENLDVFWNADLEELKQGYIEEENHYLCLLCSKKIEKGIIYQDSGILYEAEKYMKVHIEQSHDSVFDYLIQLDKKLTGLTEHQNHLLRLFYHGKSDTDIQKETGIGSASTIRNHRFVLKEKERQAKLFLVMMELLKEKDQHAPSFLPLHKTAKMVDERYNITEGEMEKTLKKYFPEGIDGPLKKFPLKEKQKLVVLREIVKKFSPNKKYTEKEINEVLTAIYPDYVVLRRYLIEYGFIDRKSDGSSYWLKA, from the coding sequence GTGGAAAACTTAGATGTTTTTTGGAATGCAGATCTAGAAGAGTTAAAACAAGGATATATCGAAGAGGAAAATCATTATTTATGTTTACTCTGTAGTAAAAAAATTGAAAAAGGAATTATTTATCAAGATTCAGGAATTTTATATGAAGCCGAAAAATACATGAAAGTTCATATAGAACAAAGTCATGACTCTGTTTTCGATTATTTAATCCAATTGGATAAAAAACTAACAGGATTAACAGAACATCAAAATCATCTTTTACGTCTTTTCTATCATGGGAAGAGTGATACGGATATTCAAAAAGAAACTGGTATCGGTAGCGCTTCTACGATCAGGAATCATCGCTTTGTGTTAAAGGAAAAAGAAAGACAAGCAAAATTATTTCTTGTCATGATGGAGCTTTTGAAAGAAAAGGATCAGCATGCCCCAAGTTTTTTACCGCTTCATAAAACAGCAAAAATGGTCGATGAGCGCTATAACATTACAGAAGGTGAAATGGAAAAAACCTTAAAAAAATACTTTCCAGAAGGCATAGATGGACCACTAAAAAAATTTCCATTAAAGGAAAAACAAAAGCTTGTTGTTCTAAGAGAAATCGTTAAAAAATTTTCACCAAATAAGAAATATACAGAAAAAGAGATAAATGAAGTACTGACAGCTATTTATCCTGATTATGTCGTGTTAAGAAGATACTTAATTGAATATGGCTTTATTGATCGAAAGTCAGATGGCAGTAGTTATTGGTTAAAAGCTTAG
- a CDS encoding acyltransferase family protein has translation MSNTNKQFRYMAGLDGLRALAVLSVIAYHLNFSWASGGFLGVTVFFVLSGYLITDLLIAEWSTNQRIDLKSFWYRRAKRLLPGMFTLLLIVIAFVSLFKSSMIGNLKQDSIAAIFYYSNWWYIFHHLSYFESFANPSILNHFWSLAVEEQFYIIWPILTLLGLKYIKNKDRLFLYTLVGAIVSALLMAILFHPGSDPSRVYYGTDTRAFSLLIGASLALVWPSRKLTNNVTTSGKILIDLVGITGLLIFLLMVGKTNQYDSFLYRGGMFLLSISAAMLIAGLAHPTSKIGRFLAMRPLKWIGLRSYGIYLWQYPVIILFSPKVNTGDISLFRAICQITLIFVLAALSYHYIEDPIRKGKLGILWKNFLAGNINLKEFFYKHIVIISTFILLSGIASFGLSALPDAKGVKASSEIESVQSVSKQSSETVVENNTKEPPSTAIVDHDKQVSKPIQQNDDKKTVNNVDNAVNKDEKPVTDNTNKQNNNSQTTADSKPGVNNNQTPNTTTNTNKPAETNKPVVSNNSVFIIGDSVVINSIPQLKKTYSSLSVNAKIGRQFTEASAIIQQAKNTNSLGNIVVIELGTNGPFTVKQMSSLIELIGKDRKILFVNTRVPRPWESIVNKTLREVSSKYSNTSVVDWHSASANHNSYFSPDGVHLKPDGAKVFASLLINAIESWK, from the coding sequence ATGTCTAATACTAATAAACAGTTTCGTTATATGGCTGGATTAGACGGGCTTAGAGCATTAGCAGTTTTATCGGTCATTGCATATCACTTAAATTTTTCTTGGGCTTCTGGAGGGTTTCTAGGAGTAACAGTATTCTTTGTACTTTCAGGTTATTTGATTACTGATTTATTAATTGCCGAGTGGAGTACAAATCAAAGGATCGACTTAAAAAGTTTTTGGTACCGCCGCGCAAAAAGACTTTTACCTGGAATGTTCACCTTACTATTAATCGTCATTGCATTTGTTTCATTATTCAAATCATCAATGATCGGAAACTTAAAACAAGATTCAATAGCTGCAATTTTTTATTACAGTAATTGGTGGTATATTTTCCATCATCTTTCTTATTTTGAGTCTTTTGCTAATCCTTCAATATTAAATCATTTTTGGTCATTAGCAGTTGAAGAGCAATTTTATATTATTTGGCCAATCCTTACTTTATTAGGTTTAAAATATATTAAAAATAAAGATCGCCTATTTTTGTATACATTAGTTGGTGCAATCGTTTCTGCATTACTGATGGCAATATTATTCCATCCGGGTAGTGATCCTAGTAGGGTCTATTACGGTACTGATACGAGAGCTTTTTCATTATTAATAGGGGCTTCTTTAGCATTAGTATGGCCTAGCCGAAAACTTACAAATAACGTTACAACCTCTGGAAAGATACTAATTGATCTAGTTGGGATTACAGGTTTACTTATTTTTCTACTTATGGTCGGTAAAACAAATCAATATGATAGTTTCCTTTATCGCGGAGGAATGTTCCTATTGTCTATTTCCGCTGCAATGCTAATCGCAGGACTCGCTCACCCTACAAGTAAGATTGGTAGATTCCTAGCAATGAGACCATTGAAATGGATCGGATTACGTTCATATGGAATCTATTTATGGCAGTATCCTGTCATTATTTTATTTTCCCCTAAGGTTAACACTGGCGATATTTCACTTTTTAGAGCAATTTGTCAAATTACTTTAATATTTGTTCTTGCAGCACTATCCTACCACTATATTGAAGACCCAATTAGAAAAGGTAAACTAGGTATACTTTGGAAGAACTTCCTTGCAGGAAATATTAATTTAAAAGAATTCTTTTATAAACATATTGTGATCATTAGCACGTTTATTTTACTATCTGGTATTGCAAGCTTTGGGCTATCTGCGCTCCCTGATGCAAAAGGTGTAAAAGCAAGTTCAGAAATTGAATCGGTTCAATCCGTATCAAAGCAATCTTCTGAAACTGTTGTTGAAAATAATACTAAAGAACCTCCTTCAACAGCTATAGTTGATCACGATAAACAGGTGTCTAAGCCAATTCAGCAAAATGATGACAAAAAAACAGTAAATAATGTAGATAATGCAGTAAATAAAGATGAAAAGCCAGTTACTGACAATACAAATAAGCAAAATAATAATAGTCAAACAACTGCAGATTCTAAACCAGGTGTAAATAACAACCAAACTCCAAATACTACTACTAATACAAATAAACCTGCTGAAACGAATAAGCCGGTTGTTTCAAACAATAGTGTATTTATCATAGGAGATTCTGTCGTTATTAATTCAATTCCTCAACTCAAAAAAACATATTCATCTCTTTCGGTAAATGCTAAAATTGGAAGACAATTTACTGAAGCATCTGCAATTATTCAACAAGCAAAAAATACAAATTCGCTTGGTAATATTGTTGTCATAGAACTCGGTACAAACGGTCCGTTTACAGTAAAACAAATGTCTTCTCTCATAGAGTTGATTGGAAAAGATCGAAAAATTTTATTTGTTAACACGCGTGTACCAAGACCTTGGGAATCGATTGTTAATAAAACTTTAAGAGAAGTTTCAAGTAAATATTCAAATACTAGCGTTGTAGACTGGCATAGTGCTAGCGCGAATCATAATTCATATTTTTCTCCAGATGGTGTTCATTTAAAACCAGATGGTGCAAAAGTATTTGCGTCATTACTAATAAATGCAATTGAATCTTGGAAGTAA
- a CDS encoding GIY-YIG nuclease family protein: MSRKKELKMQYKETKVQAGIYQIKNIKNQKIFIVSTKNLKTINGKKFELEAGSCTNKTLQQEWNEYGKESFVFEELEFLKEEDISPLGIKGDLKRLEEKWLEKLQPYGERGYNTYNSKGDQT, encoded by the coding sequence ATGAGTAGAAAAAAAGAATTAAAAATGCAATATAAAGAAACGAAAGTTCAAGCAGGTATCTATCAAATTAAAAACATAAAAAACCAGAAAATATTCATAGTAAGTACTAAAAATTTAAAAACAATTAATGGAAAGAAATTTGAATTAGAGGCAGGGTCTTGTACAAATAAAACTCTTCAACAAGAATGGAATGAATATGGAAAAGAGTCATTTGTATTTGAGGAATTAGAATTTTTAAAGGAAGAGGACATTAGTCCATTAGGTATCAAGGGAGATCTAAAAAGACTCGAGGAAAAATGGTTAGAAAAACTTCAACCTTATGGTGAAAGAGGATATAACACATACAATAGCAAGGGTGATCAGACTTGA
- a CDS encoding polysaccharide deacetylase family protein: MSIYNEKLIELLSIEQNFDKSFLHIKLLFNQEIELHWEIDNETANLMKSKIIFDENYKFSLSLCSTWDEGKNQFTSFVTKSNDNESEKIYFTCSEEFHLQLHSIKNMKDLRILIDLPYLSISRSSSKKEKSNSKRYKLYGWLTVAAISILSISLIAYKSQTCKSESLFCGKKPAKAESVSKAQNIKSPEKPIKTNQDKQDPKKTDIKNVAQPNAHTNEPDVRYAIKQEPINKPVQSIYPTVKLNNVVNYSIPQGSVALTFDDGPSKYSKEIVNVLKKYKVGGTFFYIGDNVQRYPDSVQYAYSNGYSVGSHSMHHNDFLKLSYKNQEDDMVRTSNLITTITKQDTILFRPPYGAKNQATIELMQKHQFKMVLWDKDTEDWKNRNTNTIINYVKSHTESGSIILLHETKPSLDALPQIIEYLQSRNLKIVSLN, translated from the coding sequence ATGTCAATTTACAATGAAAAACTTATTGAACTTTTATCAATCGAACAAAACTTCGATAAATCCTTTTTGCATATAAAACTATTATTTAATCAAGAAATAGAACTTCATTGGGAAATTGACAACGAAACGGCCAATCTTATGAAATCAAAAATTATTTTTGATGAAAACTATAAGTTTAGCCTTTCTTTATGTAGTACTTGGGATGAGGGTAAAAATCAGTTTACTAGTTTTGTAACTAAATCAAACGATAATGAGAGTGAAAAAATCTACTTTACTTGTTCAGAGGAGTTTCATCTTCAACTTCACTCCATAAAAAATATGAAGGATCTTAGGATTTTAATTGATCTACCTTATTTATCAATTAGTCGGTCCAGTTCAAAAAAAGAAAAGAGTAATTCGAAACGATATAAACTTTATGGTTGGCTTACTGTTGCTGCTATTAGTATTCTATCGATTAGTTTAATAGCTTATAAAAGTCAAACTTGTAAATCAGAATCTTTATTTTGCGGAAAAAAACCAGCAAAAGCTGAAAGTGTTTCAAAGGCACAAAATATAAAATCTCCAGAGAAACCAATTAAAACAAATCAGGATAAACAAGATCCCAAAAAAACTGATATTAAAAACGTAGCTCAACCGAATGCGCATACAAATGAGCCGGATGTTAGATATGCAATAAAGCAAGAACCAATCAATAAACCTGTCCAATCAATTTATCCGACTGTAAAATTAAACAATGTAGTTAACTATAGTATCCCACAAGGTAGCGTAGCCCTTACTTTTGATGATGGTCCCTCGAAATATTCAAAGGAAATTGTAAATGTTTTAAAAAAATACAAAGTAGGCGGTACTTTTTTCTACATCGGAGATAACGTTCAAAGATATCCTGATAGTGTACAATACGCATATTCTAACGGTTACTCAGTTGGAAGCCACTCCATGCACCACAATGACTTCTTAAAACTATCTTATAAAAATCAAGAAGATGATATGGTTAGAACAAGTAACTTAATAACAACTATTACTAAACAAGACACAATTCTCTTCAGACCACCATACGGTGCAAAAAACCAAGCAACTATTGAATTAATGCAAAAACATCAATTTAAAATGGTTTTATGGGATAAAGATACTGAAGATTGGAAGAACCGCAATACAAATACAATTATAAATTATGTTAAAAGCCACACCGAATCTGGAAGTATCATTCTACTTCACGAAACTAAACCTTCTTTAGATGCGTTACCACAAATTATTGAATATCTTCAATCAAGAAATTTAAAAATTGTTAGTTTAAATTAA
- a CDS encoding DUF3298 and DUF4163 domain-containing protein, protein MDKKLEKLRSDYKNVPIPDNLDIIVKKAIKRSIQKRFPLKSITVFCTAALFVLSINTSSTFAKTLSNVPILGNVVKVLTFTEYTVDEPTYKADLKVPAVKNLKNKDLEQSLNKKYLEENKKLYDQFMKETESVKDSGAHLGIDSGYEVKTDNEDILSIERYVVNTAASSSTTMKFDTIDKKKEILLSLPILFKDKSYVKIISENIKEQMIEQMKKDESKIYWIPEANLDYSIDPFVTIKDNQNFYINKDHKLVISFDKYEVAPGYMGVVEFTIPTDVLSKVLVGHHYIR, encoded by the coding sequence TTGGATAAAAAATTAGAAAAATTAAGATCGGACTATAAAAATGTCCCTATCCCTGATAATTTGGACATTATTGTTAAAAAAGCAATTAAACGTTCTATACAAAAAAGATTCCCTCTAAAGTCAATAACAGTTTTTTGTACTGCTGCACTTTTTGTTTTATCAATCAATACTAGTTCGACTTTTGCAAAGACATTATCAAATGTTCCAATACTTGGAAATGTTGTTAAAGTACTAACTTTTACTGAATATACTGTAGATGAGCCAACCTATAAGGCAGATTTAAAAGTCCCAGCAGTTAAAAATTTAAAAAATAAAGATTTAGAGCAAAGCTTAAACAAAAAATACTTAGAAGAAAATAAGAAGCTATATGATCAATTTATGAAAGAAACGGAATCTGTGAAAGATTCTGGTGCACACTTAGGTATTGATAGTGGTTATGAAGTTAAAACAGATAATGAGGACATATTGTCGATTGAAAGATATGTTGTTAATACTGCTGCTTCCTCCTCAACAACTATGAAATTTGACACAATTGACAAGAAAAAAGAAATTTTATTGTCATTACCTATTCTTTTTAAAGATAAATCATATGTAAAAATAATTAGCGAAAACATTAAAGAACAAATGATAGAGCAGATGAAAAAAGATGAAAGTAAGATATACTGGATACCAGAGGCAAATCTTGACTATTCAATTGATCCTTTCGTAACCATTAAAGACAATCAAAATTTTTATATAAATAAAGATCATAAGCTTGTTATTTCATTTGATAAATATGAAGTTGCCCCTGGTTATATGGGTGTTGTTGAATTCACGATTCCAACTGACGTTCTTTCAAAAGTTTTAGTTGGACATCATTATATTAGATAA
- a CDS encoding S8 family serine peptidase, which yields MKLRNKKMLNVMVTSVLTTSFFTSYLMPQKKSYATSNSVESILKGLTDEQRQSIKRLTPQEGFVIDPSLLSLKDKTANIIVELKTSPIENDQNGKVKEISKGKKEKIKGEQEFFKKRLTELWSKKNEKVEATQQAKEKTNQFQIKQSFENVFNGLAMTIPTDQINLLLQTGVVKRVWKDNKVSVPINELSVNASTKNKSVPPALPLLGVDRLHNEDIKGQGIKVGVLDTGIDYNHPDLKDVYKGGYDFVDNDSDPMESTPGDLATSGEPAEIDGRPFVTEHGTHVAGTIASNPRNNVDYAMTGVAPNVDLYAYRVLGHYGSGYDSWIIAGIEKAVEDGMDVINLSLGNSNNYSLDATAVAINNAALQGVVPVVAGGNAGPTPGSLGSPGSSPLAITVGASDVPTDIPTVQTSIGNVSVKNELMAHGLGKDYLSILDKELNVVDVGIGAEEDYTNKDVSGKVALISRGTLSFDEKIRRAHEKGAVAVLIYNNIEEEIPFFLGENFGYVPTFKMSQEEGNSIVSELNKNPNVKLKMTDLQSNMTSGDVLADFSSRGPVSNNFDIKPDVVAPGVSIFSTVPEYINNPGKETDYSTSYASMDGTSMATPHVAGVAALLLQSHPEYTVADVKAALMNTADPLKGRTYNVNEVGAGRVDAYEAVHNTTLVEVQNKTYTLDENGFKKQIDDISGSLPFGSITQTSEEQNRTTSISIKNLSKNNETYHTRVEFLTIDDVSKDASKNGVKLELPSKLTVNGNESVNIDAKVTIPKSAEFGIYEGYIYVENESKTQEYQIPFHVRYTTSGFAKVDFFKNAITSDLSNFHPYILPFTPVTIRLNSDMKKIDVVVSDLSGKPIGLYGTFNLDGANVDTDYLIMYGFSGDVKFFTGDPNKPLSLEYESLDEGKYIVSYIGTDADGKTYKVDNDMVIDNTPPKVVFDKKTGIKEISDADLTTETNPMDGKDYKAYWVHGNVYDDTIDYLKSRGHNLTQEANTVFAYQDSSWPTAQFFPTKNGDFKFGVLPEEYANYPTNVAIYTYDYATAGNPVFPDFTIIKKGDRYSTINTGTKEVTLGSEFTSTFTIHNAKDLTSANATINIPNYYKVMSVKQSKQLDELMNKNNWSIRIGKPQVTEDTWSNITTFSVDIKDKKTNLPVKINGNIDLLDINLKVVNDLNYMRESGFYYQESTYQTNEDNKVTLPTYANRFKFIAHHSVLEGYFHGEAVNFYNYDLDYSKLGVKAYVVDKNGKQYKADISENGYMTIFDIPATEDDYTLVVNIPGHYQYSKKIKLGKLIDGKVQGIDYIAYTETAAAGDINGDNVIDIYDAKLIANKALETGDMLKEDLNKDGVVDIQDFNYVEKNFMTTNPFFLTSIKPVEKTGKLTLEELKKKFN from the coding sequence ATGAAGCTTAGAAATAAGAAAATGCTAAATGTGATGGTAACAAGTGTATTAACTACAAGCTTTTTTACATCTTATTTAATGCCTCAAAAGAAATCTTATGCAACATCTAACTCTGTAGAATCAATCTTAAAGGGGCTGACAGATGAGCAAAGACAATCGATTAAGCGTTTAACTCCTCAAGAAGGCTTTGTGATCGATCCTAGTTTATTATCTTTAAAGGATAAAACTGCAAATATTATTGTTGAACTAAAAACTTCACCAATTGAAAATGATCAAAATGGGAAAGTAAAAGAGATTTCTAAAGGTAAGAAAGAAAAAATTAAAGGTGAGCAAGAGTTCTTTAAAAAACGATTAACAGAATTATGGAGTAAGAAAAACGAAAAAGTGGAAGCAACTCAGCAAGCTAAGGAGAAAACAAACCAATTTCAAATTAAACAATCATTTGAAAATGTATTTAATGGACTGGCAATGACCATTCCGACAGATCAAATTAATTTACTTCTTCAAACAGGTGTTGTGAAACGAGTATGGAAGGATAACAAAGTTAGTGTACCGATCAATGAGCTCTCTGTTAACGCTTCTACAAAAAATAAAAGTGTTCCACCAGCTTTACCCCTTTTGGGTGTAGATCGTTTGCATAACGAGGATATAAAAGGTCAGGGGATTAAAGTAGGAGTTCTTGATACGGGTATTGATTACAATCATCCGGATTTAAAGGATGTTTATAAAGGTGGTTATGACTTTGTAGATAATGACTCGGATCCAATGGAGTCTACACCTGGAGATCTTGCTACTTCTGGTGAGCCGGCAGAAATTGATGGTCGTCCATTTGTTACTGAGCATGGAACGCATGTTGCAGGTACGATTGCATCAAACCCACGAAATAACGTTGATTATGCGATGACTGGCGTTGCACCAAATGTTGATTTATATGCATATCGGGTTTTAGGGCATTATGGTTCAGGATATGATTCATGGATTATTGCTGGTATAGAAAAGGCCGTAGAAGATGGCATGGATGTGATTAATCTTTCTTTAGGAAACAGTAATAATTATTCTTTAGATGCTACAGCAGTAGCGATTAATAATGCAGCCTTGCAAGGAGTAGTTCCCGTAGTAGCAGGAGGTAACGCAGGTCCTACACCAGGGTCATTAGGTTCTCCTGGTTCATCACCTTTAGCTATTACTGTTGGAGCAAGCGATGTTCCTACAGATATTCCAACTGTACAGACGAGTATTGGGAATGTTTCAGTTAAAAATGAGTTAATGGCTCACGGTTTAGGTAAAGATTATTTAAGTATTCTTGATAAAGAATTAAATGTAGTAGATGTAGGAATAGGTGCCGAAGAGGATTATACAAATAAAGACGTAAGTGGCAAAGTGGCGCTAATATCACGTGGTACTTTATCTTTTGATGAAAAAATCCGTCGTGCTCATGAAAAAGGAGCAGTAGCAGTGTTAATTTATAACAATATAGAAGAAGAGATTCCTTTCTTCTTAGGAGAAAACTTTGGATATGTACCAACCTTTAAAATGAGTCAAGAGGAAGGGAACAGTATTGTTAGTGAACTCAATAAGAATCCAAATGTTAAATTAAAAATGACGGATTTACAATCAAATATGACATCTGGTGACGTATTAGCAGATTTTAGTTCTAGAGGACCTGTAAGCAATAATTTTGATATTAAACCAGATGTTGTGGCACCAGGGGTTTCTATTTTTTCAACTGTACCAGAATATATTAATAATCCTGGGAAAGAAACAGATTATTCAACTAGTTATGCGAGCATGGATGGAACTTCAATGGCTACACCGCATGTTGCGGGGGTTGCTGCATTATTACTACAATCCCATCCAGAATATACTGTTGCCGATGTAAAAGCTGCACTTATGAATACAGCGGACCCATTAAAAGGAAGAACATATAATGTAAACGAAGTTGGAGCTGGGCGAGTAGATGCTTATGAGGCAGTTCATAACACTACTTTAGTAGAAGTACAAAATAAAACATACACACTGGATGAAAATGGATTTAAAAAACAAATCGATGATATATCAGGTTCATTACCTTTCGGAAGTATTACACAAACGAGCGAAGAACAAAATCGAACAACATCAATTAGTATTAAAAATTTAAGCAAAAATAATGAAACATATCATACAAGAGTAGAATTTTTAACGATCGATGATGTTTCAAAGGATGCTAGTAAAAATGGAGTAAAACTCGAATTGCCTTCTAAATTAACTGTTAATGGAAATGAAAGTGTCAATATAGACGCCAAAGTAACAATACCAAAATCTGCTGAGTTTGGCATATATGAAGGCTATATTTATGTAGAAAATGAATCAAAAACTCAGGAGTACCAAATACCATTCCACGTGAGATATACGACAAGTGGCTTTGCAAAGGTTGATTTCTTTAAGAATGCAATTACAAGTGACTTAAGTAATTTCCATCCTTATATACTACCTTTTACACCAGTTACAATAAGATTAAACAGTGATATGAAAAAAATCGATGTTGTTGTTAGTGATCTATCTGGAAAACCAATTGGCCTGTATGGTACTTTCAATTTAGATGGTGCTAATGTTGATACAGACTACTTAATCATGTATGGCTTTTCAGGTGATGTGAAATTTTTTACAGGTGACCCAAATAAGCCATTATCTCTAGAATATGAATCATTGGATGAGGGCAAATATATTGTTTCTTATATTGGTACAGATGCAGATGGAAAAACCTATAAAGTAGACAATGATATGGTAATTGATAATACACCTCCAAAAGTAGTTTTTGATAAAAAGACAGGCATTAAAGAAATTTCCGATGCAGATTTAACAACCGAAACAAACCCAATGGATGGAAAAGACTACAAAGCTTATTGGGTACACGGGAATGTATATGACGATACGATTGATTATTTAAAGAGTAGGGGACATAATTTAACTCAGGAAGCAAACACAGTTTTTGCCTACCAGGATTCTTCATGGCCGACAGCACAATTTTTCCCAACTAAAAATGGTGACTTCAAATTTGGTGTATTACCAGAAGAGTATGCAAATTACCCTACGAACGTAGCAATTTATACTTATGATTATGCAACAGCAGGAAATCCGGTTTTCCCAGATTTTACGATTATTAAAAAAGGTGATCGATATTCAACAATTAATACAGGGACTAAAGAAGTTACGCTAGGTTCAGAGTTTACAAGTACATTTACAATTCACAATGCGAAAGATTTAACTAGTGCTAACGCGACAATAAATATTCCAAACTATTACAAAGTTATGAGTGTAAAGCAATCGAAGCAATTAGATGAGTTAATGAATAAAAATAATTGGAGTATTCGCATTGGAAAACCGCAAGTAACAGAGGATACCTGGTCAAATATTACAACATTTTCAGTCGACATTAAGGATAAAAAGACAAACTTACCAGTAAAAATAAATGGAAATATTGATTTATTAGATATTAATTTAAAGGTTGTGAACGACCTTAACTATATGAGGGAGAGTGGCTTTTATTATCAAGAGTCAACATATCAAACAAATGAAGATAATAAGGTTACGTTACCGACATATGCTAATCGCTTTAAATTCATCGCCCACCATTCAGTTTTAGAAGGGTATTTCCACGGTGAGGCAGTTAACTTTTATAACTACGATTTAGATTATTCGAAGTTAGGTGTAAAAGCATATGTTGTAGATAAAAACGGAAAACAATATAAAGCGGATATTTCAGAAAATGGCTATATGACGATTTTTGATATTCCGGCAACTGAGGATGATTATACACTCGTAGTCAATATTCCAGGGCACTATCAATATAGTAAAAAAATTAAATTAGGTAAATTAATAGATGGAAAAGTCCAAGGTATAGACTATATCGCTTATACTGAAACTGCAGCTGCAGGAGACATTAATGGAGATAATGTAATCGACATTTATGATGCAAAGCTTATTGCAAATAAAGCTCTAGAAACTGGCGATATGTTGAAGGAGGATCTAAATAAAGACGGAGTAGTTGATATCCAGGACTTCAATTATGTTGAAAAGAACTTTATGACAACAAATCCATTTTTCCTTACATCAATTAAACCAGTTGAAAAAACAGGTAAGTTAACATTAGAAGAATTGAAAAAGAAATTTAACTAG
- a CDS encoding RNA polymerase sigma factor, producing MKGKSNLEKELVDFIINNKDDFYRLAYSYVKNSEDAVDILQDSIHKAISSKDKLKNEQSLKSWFYRIVVNTSLDFLRKQKKVTVMDEETIELYSSGQDDNYTDIDLERSLESLPTKYRAVIVLRYFEDLKIEEVAEILQESPNTIKTRLYKALEILRIKMK from the coding sequence ATGAAGGGGAAATCTAACTTAGAAAAGGAACTTGTAGATTTTATTATAAATAATAAAGATGATTTTTATCGATTAGCTTATAGCTACGTTAAAAATTCAGAAGATGCGGTGGATATATTACAAGATTCTATTCATAAAGCCATTTCCTCAAAAGATAAATTAAAAAATGAACAATCTTTAAAAAGTTGGTTTTATAGAATTGTAGTAAATACATCGTTAGATTTTTTAAGAAAACAAAAAAAAGTAACTGTAATGGATGAAGAAACGATTGAGTTATATTCTTCAGGACAGGATGATAATTATACGGATATTGATTTAGAAAGATCATTAGAATCTTTACCAACTAAATATCGGGCTGTAATTGTCCTCAGGTATTTCGAAGACTTAAAGATTGAAGAAGTTGCTGAAATTTTACAGGAGAGTCCAAATACTATAAAAACTCGTTTATATAAAGCTTTAGAAATACTCCGGATTAAAATGAAATGA